The proteins below are encoded in one region of Oncorhynchus masou masou isolate Uvic2021 chromosome 15, UVic_Omas_1.1, whole genome shotgun sequence:
- the LOC135556094 gene encoding histone acetyltransferase KAT8-like — protein sequence MSAGTALTTNERHIRDNNYNNNLPEDRMDVELDTGHNVTDREDLDTGIQATCSSNGSGGEEDESESIDREREAGGSIPQRNGEGVLLGREQEVSVEIGETYLCQRADKTWHSAEVIQSRLNEQEGREEFYVHYVGFNRRLDEWVGKARLALTKTAKDAVTKIAEGGGGGELGEQPERKITRNQKRKHDEINHVQKTYAEMDPTTAALEKEHEAITKVKYVDKIQIGNFEIDAWYFSPFPEDYGKQPKLWICEYCLKYMKYEKTFRYHLSQCQWRQPLGKEIYRRSNISVYEVDGRDHKIYCQNLCLLAKLFLDHKTLYFDVEPFVFYILTEVNRQGAHIVGYFSKEKESPDGNNVACILTLPPYQRRGYGKFLIAFSYELSKLESTVGSPEKPLSDLGKLSYRSYWSWVLLEILRDFRGTLSIKDLSQMTSITQGDIISTLQSLNMVKYWKGQHVICVTPKLVEEHLKSAQYKKPPITVDTVCLKWAPPKHKQAKFSKK from the exons ATGTCTGCCGGAACAGCGCTAACGACGAACGAGCGTCATATTCGAGACAATAACTACAACAACAATCTTCCAGAGGACCGAATGGACGTTGAACTTGACACAGGACACAACGTAACGGACCGGGAAGACTTGGACACTGGAATACAAGCCACTTGTTCATCTAACGGCAGTGGCGGGGAGGAGGATGAGTCGGAGTCCATTGATCGGGAAAGAGAAGCCGGGGGCTCGATTCCTCAGCGCAACGGGGAAGGAGTGTTGTTGGGCAGGGAGCAAGAGGTGTCAGTCGAAATCGGAGAGACGTATTTATGTCAGCGAGCCGACAAGACATGGC aTTCTGCTGAGGTTATCCAGTCCAGGCTGAACGAacaggagggcagagaggagtTCTACGTACACTATGTTGGAT TTAACAGACGTCTGGATGAGTGGGTGGGCAAGGCTCGCCTGGCACTGACCAAGACGGCGAAGGACGCAGTGACAAAAATCGCAGAGGGTGGTGGAGGGGGCGAGCTGGGGGAGCAGCCCGAGAGGAAGATTACCCGCAACCAGAAACGCAAACATGATGAGATCAACCACGTGCAGAAG ACGTACGCAGAGATGGACCCCACCACAGCTGCCCTGGAGAAGGAGCATGAGGCG ATTACTAAAGTGAAGTACGTGGACAAGATCCAGATTGGAAACTTTGAGATTGACGCCTGGTACTTCTCCCCATTCCCAGAGGACTACGGCAAGCAGCCCAAGCTGTGGATCTGCGAGTACTGCCTCAAGTACATGAAGTACGAGAAGACCTTCAGATACCACCTG TCCCAATGTCAGTGGAGGCAGCCTCTTGGGAAAGAAATCTACAGGCGGAGCAACATCTCTGTGTACGAAGTGGACGGACGCGACCATAAG ATCTACTGCCAGAACCTGTGTCTACTGGCCAAGCTCTTCCTGGACCACAAGACGCTGTACTTTGACGTGGAGCCTTTTGTCTTTTACATTCTGACTGAAGTCAACAGGCAGGGAGCACACATAGTGGGATACTTCTCCAAA GAGAAAGAGTCTCCAGATGGGAATAACGTGGCGTGTATCCTCACCCTCCCACCCTACCAGCGCAGAGGATACGGAAAGTTCCTCATAGCCTTCA gctatGAGCTGTCTAAATTGGAGAGTACGGTGGGTTCTCCAGAGAAGcccctgtcagacctgggcaaGCTGAGCTACAGGAGCTACTGGTCCTGGGTGCTGCTGGAGATTCTCAGGGACTTCAGGGGCACGCTCTCCATCAAGGACCTCAG TCAGATGACCAGTATTACCCAGGGTGACATCATCAGTACGCTGCAGTCCCTCAACATGGTGAAATACTGGAAAGGCCAGCACGTCATCTGTGTCACGCCCAAACTGGTTGAGGAACACCTCAAGAGTGCCCAGTACAAGAAGCCGCCAATCACAG TTGACACTGTGTGTCTGAAGTGGGCCCCGCCCAAACATAAGCAAGCCAAGTTTTCCAAGAAGTGA